A region from the Drosophila ananassae strain 14024-0371.13 chromosome 2L, ASM1763931v2, whole genome shotgun sequence genome encodes:
- the LOC6505802 gene encoding ubiquitin carboxyl-terminal hydrolase 8 isoform X2: MICVAGVKFQLPAAPPTYSIYSSIFPLRRGRGLTGLKNLGNTCYMNSILQCLSNTPQLTEYCISDKYKSYISRSNRTNGQVIEEVAALIKELWNGQYKCVASRDLRYVVGQYQKIFRGVDQQDSHEFLTILMDWLHSDLQTLHVARQRETISASEKAWLEFTKAKESMILHLFYGQIKSTVKCVACNKESATYECFSNLSLELPPNSNVCQLNQCMDMYFSGERIQGWNCPNCNTKRDAIKKLDISKLPPVLVVHLKRFYADPGNTGAYIKKQNYLRFPLDNLEMTPYIARAESRAVTPKTYQLYAVSNHYGTMEGGHYTAFCKSANYGRWFKFDDQIVSALDTSNVVSSAAYILFYTWLPPMQMSL, from the exons ATGATTTGCGTGGCGGGCGTCAAGTTTCAGCTGCCGGCAGCTCCGCCCACTTACAGCATTTATAGCTCCATCTTCCCCTTGCGACGA GGTCGTGGACTAACTGGTCTTAAAAATCTGGGAAATACTTGCTACATGAACAGCATTTTACAGTGCCTGAGTAATACGCCGCAGCTAACCGAGTATTGCATTTCGGATAAGTACAAAAGTTACATCAGCAGGAGCAATAGAACAAATGGACAAGTGATCGAGGAGGTGGCCGCACTAATTAAGGAACTGTGGAACGGTCAATATAAGTGCGTGGCCAGCCGGGATTTGAGG TATGTGGTGGGTCAGTACCAGAAGATCTTCCGTGGCGTTGACCAACAGGATTCCCACGAGTTTCTCACCATACTGATGGACTGGCTGCACTCGGACCTACAAACGCTGCATGTGGCTCGCCAGAGGGAAACAATCAGTGCTTCGGAAAAGGCATGGCTGGAGTTTACAAAGGCCAAAGAAAGTATGATCCTGCATTTATTCTACGGTCAGATTAAGAGCACCGTCAAGTGCGTGGCCTGCAACAAGGAATCTGCCACCTACGAGTGCTTCTCGAATCTCAGTCTAGAGCTGCCGCCGAACTCAAATGTGTGTCAGCTGAACCAGTGCATGGACATGTACTTTAGCGGGGAGCGCATCCAAGGCTGGAATTGTCCGAACTGCAACACCAAGAGAGATGCAATTAAAAAGCTAGATATATCCAAGCTGCCTCCAGTACTAGTAGTGCACCTGAAGCG ATTTTATGCGGATCCGGGCAACACAGGTGCCtacataaaaaaacaaaactatcTGCGTTTTCCATTGGATAATCTGGAAATGACTCCGTATATAGCTCGGGCGGAATCTCGAGCCGTTACGCCAAAAACTTACCAACTTTACGCCGTTTCCAACCACTACGGCACCATGGAGGGTGGACACTACACCGCCTTCTGTAAGAGTGCAAACTACGGCAGGTGGTTCAAATTCGACGATCAGATTGTTTCCGCTTTGGACACCTCCAATGTCGTCTCCAGCGCAGCTTATATTCTTTTCTACACCTGGCTGCCACCCATGCAAATGTCGCTGTGA
- the LOC6505800 gene encoding uncharacterized protein LOC6505800, whose translation MSSLGLSQQQRNHLALLQRPASDVVELCKSAFDYLINGPNLNRYEALAIKYTDTGDPEPVQHAVEALISLLISVTTRVSSSSVNLQTVLRQTFPDLDDEVLDVLEQFVTSKRNFVEGSIKSANIRAYRLVNLDWRLEVRTASRSLLDQCNVTVTMKLYLHTEPKNENRELLEVDATGRSEEELAAMHEDERRHRKDMLVQTDVSSLLYMIKTLEDALAESKTRRIRNIVDGIH comes from the coding sequence ATGTCGTCTCTTGGGCTGAGCCAACAACAACGGAATCACCTGGCCCTGCTCCAAAGGCCTGCTAGTGATGTCGTTGAGCTCTGTAAGTCCGCCTTTGATTATCTGATAAATGGCCCTAACCTGAACCGCTACGAGGCACTGGCTATAAAGTACACTGACACGGGGGACCCGGAGCCTGTGCAGCATGCTGTGGAGGCTTTAATATCCCTTCTTATCAGCGTCACCACTCGAGTCAGTAGCAGTTCCGTCAATCTGCAGACTGTTCTGCGCCAAACATTCCCCGATCTCGACGATGAAGTGCTGGATGTTCTGGAGCAGTTCGTGACCAGCAAGCGTAATTTTGTGGAGGGCTCAATAAAGTCGGCCAACATTCGTGCCTATAGGTTAGTTAACCTTGACTGGCGACTCGAAGTGCGCACAGCTTCCCGGAGCCTGCTGGATCAATGCAATGTCACCGTGACAATGAAGCTTTATCTTCATACCGAACCAAAAAACGAGAACCGAGAGCTTCTCGAGGTGGATGCTACAggacgcagtgaagaagagcTGGCTGCCATGCACGAGGATGAGCGGCGGCACCGAAAGGATATGTTGGTGCAAACCGATGTGAGCAGCCTGTTGTACATGATCAAAACCCTGGAGGACGCACTAGCCGAGTCTAAGACACGGCGCATCCGAAACATTGTGGATGGCATACATTAG
- the LOC6505716 gene encoding ribosome production factor 2 homolog, whose amino-acid sequence MSLLRIRKPKTRKGKKVLLAREPQLIESARTMLFLDGRKCGGNVKLCMKDLQSLKKPLVKVLNRKNDITPFDDPSSLEFLTMKNDAALFSFGSTSKKRPDNIILGRIFENEVLDMFELGIKRYQAISEFKNEKIGTCVKPCLVFNGPKWAQTEELRRLRNLFIDAFQREKVESIRLQGIEHVISFTVTDDMNILMRSYKILLKKSGQKTPRIELEEIGPSADFAIRRTKIASEDLYKQARKQPKQLKVVKKKNISTDALGNTKGRVHLGKQQTGSIQTRRVKALRKTPEEKKENRQRKKVALKAAAAEAIAASQ is encoded by the exons ATGTCGCTTTTGCGTATCAG GAAACCCAAGACCCGGAAGGGTAAAAAGGTTCTCTTGGCGAGGGAGCCACAGTTGATTGAATCCGCCCGCACTATGCTGTTTTTAGATGGTAGAAAGTGTGGAGGCAATGTTAAGCTGTGCATGAAGGATCTTCAGTCGCTAAAAAAACCATTGGTAAAGGTCCTTAATAGGAAGAACGATATTACTCCCTTTGACGACCCCTCTTCTCTGGAATT CTTAACAATGAAAAACGATGCCGCGCTGTTTTCATTTGGTTCCACATCCAAGAAGCGCCCCGACAACATAATTTTGGGCCGAATCTTTGAGAACGAGGTACTGGACATGTTCGAGTTGGGGATCAAGAGGTATCAGGCAATCTCAGAGTTCAAAAACGAAAAGATTGGAACTTGTGTAAAGCCTTGCTTGGTGTTCAATGGTCCCAAATGGGCCCAAACCGAGGAGCTTCGGCGCCTTCGCAACCTTTTTATCGACGCCTTCCAAAGGGAGAAGGTTGAGTCAATTCGTCTTCAGGGCATTGAGCACGTCATCAGTTTCACTGTCACCGACGACATGAACATCCTCATGCGCTCCTATAAGATATTGTTAAAGAAATCTGGCCAAAAGACGCCACGAATAGAGCTAGAGGAGATAGGACCCTCTGCTGATTTTGCTATTCGCCGCACCAAAATTGCTAGCGAAGATCTGTATAAGCAGGCCCGCAAACAACCGAAGCAACTTAAGGTTGTCAAAAAGAAGAACATCAGCACCGATGCCCTGGGCAACACGAAGGGCCGTGTCCATCTGGGCAAGCAACAAACTGGATCGATACAGACTCGTCGCGTGAAGGCACTCCGGAAAACACCCGAGGAGAAGAAAGAAAACCGCCAGCGCAAGAAAGTTGCTCTGAAAGCAGCCGCTGCCGAAGCCATCGCCGCATCGCAATGA
- the LOC6505801 gene encoding transcription termination factor 5, mitochondrial — protein sequence MLRNGQNQAHIVARSLGQLARGLASSKKITGKETSKPKLPKPSPVEMPTEEPLNASYLTKTIGSNYRAWSAALEKHPELKTLKRKDLLNSYDALKSLKYNAEDIITKPMIIYYGASTLSNRHSVLVECGFQNVTIQTLAKYVTVVNKPIDILKAHGFIPYDVKVAKLLADSFTDISLPVNEEDLNNESLTLKSLRQSLLNTYLRERLQMDDADLQKLWRVYSRVRHKSFCSLQDTVKLLTKELKFSVERLKKNSFLLHADADNVRRILREIPTIDSQDIRDIGFRRPKILMSTCDSLKQTLQHVHAFGISEDSVLRCLEILTLGPDTVLERLRDLQQIEEFQVLGTNPRVLRLVHYQNKARLRLDYLNQLKVRCASLHILSCGSEAFAKFARDGSDRTKGRDIVVYLSNVLSKDEQVLRNLLSRHPNWCHIPVLHVKQCLEYLRSKKFMTEEIFTNIHLLLYPIKRIEEKLLLLQLPDALEELQLPLSGIHALSNTETLTLILYLIESEFHFTGDGIWTEQHTHHVENFNNLLPDFPESLNKVYKYGVKPSEKLVMQHL from the exons ATGCTGCGCAACGGCCAGAATCAAGCCCACATCGTGGCCCGTAGCTTGGGCCAACTGGCGCGAGGCCTGGCATCGTCCAAAAAGATTACCGGCAAGGAAACATCCAAACCAAAGCTGCCTAAACCCTCTCCCGTGGAAATGCCGACAGAAGAACCCCTAAATGCTAGCTATTTGACCAAAACTATAG GTAGCAACTATCGAGCATGGTCTGCTGCCTTGGAAAAACATCCTGaactaaaaactttaaaacgcAAGGATTTGCTCAACTCCTACGATGCCTTAAAATCATTGAAGTACAATGCAGAAGACATCATAACCAAACCCATGATCATTTACTATGGCGCCTCTACGTTGTCCAATCGACATAGTGTTCTGGTGGAGTGCGGCTTTCAAAATGTAACCATCCAGACGCTGGCCAAGTACGTCACGGTGGTTAACAAACCCATAGACATCCTAAAGGCCCACGGTTTCATACCCTACGATGTCAAGGTGGCGAAGCTTTTGGCTGACTCCTTTACAGATATAAGCCTGCCAGTGAATGAGGAGGATTTAAATAACGAGAGTCTAACCTTAAAAAGCCTGAGGCAATCCCTGCTAAACACCTATCTACGTGAAAGGCTGCAGATGGACGATGCTGATCTGCAGAAGCTGTGGCGGGTTTATTCCCGCGTTCGTCACAAGAGCTTTTGCTCCTTGCAGGACACTGTGAAGCTGCTCACAAAGGAGTTGAAATTTTCTGTAGAGCGCCTAAagaaaaacagttttttgctTCATGCGGATGCTGATAATGTGCGCCGAATCCTCCGAGAAATACCTACCATTGATTCGCAGGATATCCGGGACATTGGCTTTCGTCGGCCCAAAATTCTGATGTCAACCTGCGATAGCTTGAAGCAGACTCTACAGCACGTGCATGCGTTTGGGATCAGTGAAGATTCTGTTCTGCGTTGCTTGGAAATTTTAACCCTAGGCCCAGACACGGTATTGGAACGTCTGCGAGATCTACAGCAAATCGAGGAGTTTCAGGTACTCGGCACCAATCCGCGAGTGCTGCGATTGGTTCACTACCAAAACAAGGCGCGTCTGCGTTTGGATTATCTTAATCAGCTGAAAGTGCGCTGTGCTTCCTTACACATCCTGTCCTGCGGCTCCGAGGCGTTTGCCAA ATTCGCCAGAGATGGGTCAGATCGTACTAAGGGACGTGATATCGTTGTCTACTTGAGCAACGTTCTGTCCAAGGATGAACAGGTTCTGCGAAATCTACTCTCCCGTCACCCAAATTGGTGCCATATACCTGTGCTACATGTAAAGCAGTGTTTGGAATATTTACGCAGTAAAAAGTTTATGACGGAGGAGATCTTTACGAACATACACTTACTTCTTTATCCCAT AAAACGCATTGAGGAAAAACTGCTACTCTTGCAATTACCCGATGCGCTGGAGGAACTCCAATTGCCTTTATCGGGTATCCATGCGCTGAGCAACACCGAGACTCTTACGCTCATCCTCTACCTTATCGAATCAGAGTTTCACTTCACCGGCGATGGCATCTGGACAGAGCAACATACACATCACGTGGAAAACTTCAACAATCTTTTGCCCGATTTTCCTGAAAGCCTCAACAAGGTTTACAAATACGGTGTAAAGCCCTCTGAAAAGCTGGTTATGCAGCATTTATAG
- the LOC6505715 gene encoding putative tRNA (cytidine(32)/guanosine(34)-2'-O)-methyltransferase 2: MGKTSKDKRDIFYRLAKEQGWRARSAFKLLQADETFHLLDGLHRAVDLCAAPGSWSQVLAKHMYEPLSEEDKKKVKIIAVDMQGMAPIEGVTQMREDISKESTAEAIINFFEGEKAQIVVCDGAPDSTGMHDFDSYVQIELVITAISIATYILEEGGSFVSKIYRCDKTSKAYTQMKRFFKDVCVFKPSASRNSSIEAFVIGRQFCLPEGHKLCNLTLEWQNDPSTWIEEFTGYPPAVTVPFVGYKGEWDSDRTYGLDDDYVYHEAVQEPLTAAYQDVKKKTAEINIKYDPIVEIHDEPLLKDWVENVLHLDYEPPKAIQKQRIKNKTKPKQNTEDQASVYEESKEDENPSDSQYQETLEHKASPCKSNTGPEKDNQDALTAKSHTFTNGELKKDVNCNSEEEIS, translated from the exons atggGGAAAACTTCAAAGGATAAGCGTGACATATTTTACCGACTGGCCAAGGAGCAGGGCTGGAGGGCGAGAAGCGCTTTTAAATTGCTTCAGGCGGATGAGACGTTCCACCTGTTGGATG GACTTCATCGAGCAGTGGATCTCTGTGCAGCGCCGGGCAGCTGGTCTCAAGTGCTGGCTAAGCACATGTATGAGCCCCTTTCGGAAGAAGACAAGAAAAAGGTCAAGATCATTGCTGTTGATATGCAGGGAATGGCCCCCATCGAAGGTGTTACACAAATGCGGGAGGATATCAGCAAGGAATCCACCGCCGAAGCTATTATAAACTTTTTTGAAGGCGAAAAAGCTCAGATTGTGGTTTGCGATGGCGCCCCAGATTCGACGGGCATGCATGACTTTGATTCTTACGTCCAAATCGAACTGGTCATCACCGCCATTAGCATTGCCACTTACATTCTGGAGGAAGGTGGCTCGTTTGTGTCGAAGATCTACCGCTGTGACAAAACCAGCAAGGCATACACTCAAATGAAGCGCTTTTTCAAAGATGTGTGCGTTTTTAAGCCCTCCGCCTCACGGAATTCCAGCATTGAGGCGTTTGTAATTGGTCGTCAGTTCTGCCTGCCAGAAGGGCACAAGCTCTGCAACTTAACCCTCGAGTGGCAAAATGATCCATCCACATGGATTGAGGAATTTACCGGATATCCTCCCGCTGTCACCGTTCCATTTGTCGGCTACAAGGGAGAATGGGACTCAGATCGCACATACGGCTTG GATGACGATTATGTGTACCATGAGGCTGTGCAGGAACCACTGACAGCTGCCTATCAAGatgttaagaaaaaaactgCCGAAATTAATATTAAGTACGACCCCATTGTTGAAATACACGATGAGCCTCTGCTTAAGGATTGGGTGGAAAACGTTTTACATCTAGATTACGAACCACCTAAAGCGATTCAAAAACAACGAATTAAGAATAAAACGAAGCCAAAGCAGAATACTGAAGATCAAGCAAGTGTATATGAAGAATCAAAAGAAGATGAAAATCCTTCTGATTCACAGTATCAAGAAACTTTAGAGCATAAAGCTTCCCCCTGTAAGAGCAATACTGGACCAGAAAAAGACAATCAGGACGCTCTAACAGCTAAGAGCCATACATTTACGAATGGAGAGTTAAAAAAAGATGTTAATTGTAATTCAGAGGAAGAAATCTCCTGA
- the LOC6505802 gene encoding ubiquitin carboxyl-terminal hydrolase 8 isoform X1 — protein MAQLKKLHMSSNLEGLEKMTSIPDLRNRNMKMLLNTARKLYVTAEEYRLEGDEELAYITYMKYFNMLSAIRKKSDYVNHKSTVRQMLGDTDANRRIMDSLELISNSLARRYALLGKPSTVEPIANFVNGRTVVESTTKNVSSQPADFSRLGLISCQELYRRMQEKTVLVMDCRSSSDYEISHLTYYCAFNVPDELIVAGMSAGRLQARLSSSAKASWASRSVKDSVVLMDWNTKDAQPAANTAIATLLDILKNWDPDVTYRAPIQIVEGGYEYFIMMYPTHCTNPSVQAPKQNNNDIETIDDIEYPSIHDITMKEDISARDFKTRPDINRASKPAALKTYEQGQTKAVIEAKPIAEIMRDQEEFLQRAEQNDAQLENAFELWKRQTAEGDAADNQELHYRILQLESRQQDFILENNRLRDEVTRYKEQLKTDTPQKISSKDVEATRNVESKIQERQRLDEQHELERLERERQLAIAREAKKHYKSPPPPSPLPVKRPLDGVHDLSESLDSLLKLPEEELDPIPLDRIERPTFDRATKPQQNKAVSSPARVRDFSPVKGQNVGRGLTGLKNLGNTCYMNSILQCLSNTPQLTEYCISDKYKSYISRSNRTNGQVIEEVAALIKELWNGQYKCVASRDLRYVVGQYQKIFRGVDQQDSHEFLTILMDWLHSDLQTLHVARQRETISASEKAWLEFTKAKESMILHLFYGQIKSTVKCVACNKESATYECFSNLSLELPPNSNVCQLNQCMDMYFSGERIQGWNCPNCNTKRDAIKKLDISKLPPVLVVHLKRFYADPGNTGAYIKKQNYLRFPLDNLEMTPYIARAESRAVTPKTYQLYAVSNHYGTMEGGHYTAFCKSANYGRWFKFDDQIVSALDTSNVVSSAAYILFYTWLPPMQMSL, from the exons ATGGCCCAGTTGAAGAAGTTGCACATGAGCTCCAATCTCGAGGGCCTGGAGAAGATGACTAGTATTCCCGATCTGCGCAACAGAAATATGAAAAT GCTACTTAACACCGCCAGGAAACTGTACGTCACTGCAGAGGAGTATCGTCTAGAAGGCGACGAAGAGTTGGCCTACATCACCTATATGAAGTACTTTAACATGTTATCCGCCATCCGCAAAAAGTCAGACTATGTCAACCACAAGTCCACTGTGCGTCAAATGCTGGGCGACACCGACGCCAATCGTCGCATTATGGACTCTTTGGAGTTGATAAGCAACTCTCTGGCGCGGCGCTACGCACTGCTGGGAAAACCTTCGACGGTGGAACCAATCGCCAATTTCGTCAATGGTCGGACAGTGGTTGAATCAACCACTAAAAACGTTTCCTCCCAGCCAGCGGATTTTTCCCGCTTGGGGCTGATTAGCTGCCAGGAGCTGTACCGGCGCATGCAAGAGAAAACGGTTCTGGTCATGGACTGTCGTTCCAGTTCCGACTATGAGATCTCGCACCTCACGTACTACTGCGCGTTCAATGTGCCCGATGAACTAATAGTGGCTGG AATGTCGGCGGGTAGACTCCAGGCGCGACTCAGTAGCAGCGCCAAAGCATCGTGGGCTTCGCGATCTGTCAAGGACTCGGTAGTGCTCATGGACTGGAACACGAAAGATGCCCAGCCGGCTGCCAATACAGCAATTGCAACGCTTCTGGATATCCTAAAAAAT TGGGATCCAGATGTGACGTACCGCGCTCCCATTCAAATTGTTGAGGGCGGCTACGAGTATTTCATAATGATGTATCCCACTCACTGCACCAATCCCAGCGTTCAGGCACCGAAGCAGAACAACAACGACATTGAAACCATTGACGATATCGAGTATCCCTCGATTCATGACATCACAATGAAGGAGGACATCAGTGCGCGGGATTTTAAGACACGACCAGACATCAATCGGGCCAGCAAGCCAGCAGCACTAAAGACCTATGAACAGGGCCAGACGAAAGCGGTTATCGAGGCTAAACCGATCGCCGAGATAATGCGAGATCAGGAGGAGTTTCTTCAACGAGCAGAGCAAAATGATGCGCAGCTGGAAAACGCCTTCGAGCTGTGGAAGCGCCAAACGGCTGAGGGAGATGCTGCCGATAACCAAGAACTGCACTACCGGATTCTGCAATTGGAGAGCCGACAGCAGGACTTT ATACTGGAAAACAACCGTTTACGTGACGAAGTCACACGCTATAAGGAACAGCTAAAAACGGATACCCCACAGAAGATATCGTCTAAAGATGTGGAGGCCACCCGAAACGTCGAATCTAAGATTCAGGAACGCCAACGGCTTGACGAGCAGCACGAACTAGAGCGTTTGGAGAGGGAGCGGCAGCTTGCCATCGCCCGCGAAGCCAAGAAACATTATAAGTCACCGCCGCCACCAAGTCCTTTGCCAGTAAAGAGACCCTTAGATGGCGTACATGACCTCTCCGAAAGCCTAGATTCTCTGCTCAAGCTACCCGAAGAAGAATTGGATCCTATCCCATTGGATCGTATCGAAAGACCCACTTTTGATCGGGCAACGAAACCGCAACAAAATAAAGCTGTGTCTTCACCGGCGCGGGTCCGTGATTTCTCACCCGTCAAGGGTCAGAATGTG GGTCGTGGACTAACTGGTCTTAAAAATCTGGGAAATACTTGCTACATGAACAGCATTTTACAGTGCCTGAGTAATACGCCGCAGCTAACCGAGTATTGCATTTCGGATAAGTACAAAAGTTACATCAGCAGGAGCAATAGAACAAATGGACAAGTGATCGAGGAGGTGGCCGCACTAATTAAGGAACTGTGGAACGGTCAATATAAGTGCGTGGCCAGCCGGGATTTGAGG TATGTGGTGGGTCAGTACCAGAAGATCTTCCGTGGCGTTGACCAACAGGATTCCCACGAGTTTCTCACCATACTGATGGACTGGCTGCACTCGGACCTACAAACGCTGCATGTGGCTCGCCAGAGGGAAACAATCAGTGCTTCGGAAAAGGCATGGCTGGAGTTTACAAAGGCCAAAGAAAGTATGATCCTGCATTTATTCTACGGTCAGATTAAGAGCACCGTCAAGTGCGTGGCCTGCAACAAGGAATCTGCCACCTACGAGTGCTTCTCGAATCTCAGTCTAGAGCTGCCGCCGAACTCAAATGTGTGTCAGCTGAACCAGTGCATGGACATGTACTTTAGCGGGGAGCGCATCCAAGGCTGGAATTGTCCGAACTGCAACACCAAGAGAGATGCAATTAAAAAGCTAGATATATCCAAGCTGCCTCCAGTACTAGTAGTGCACCTGAAGCG ATTTTATGCGGATCCGGGCAACACAGGTGCCtacataaaaaaacaaaactatcTGCGTTTTCCATTGGATAATCTGGAAATGACTCCGTATATAGCTCGGGCGGAATCTCGAGCCGTTACGCCAAAAACTTACCAACTTTACGCCGTTTCCAACCACTACGGCACCATGGAGGGTGGACACTACACCGCCTTCTGTAAGAGTGCAAACTACGGCAGGTGGTTCAAATTCGACGATCAGATTGTTTCCGCTTTGGACACCTCCAATGTCGTCTCCAGCGCAGCTTATATTCTTTTCTACACCTGGCTGCCACCCATGCAAATGTCGCTGTGA
- the LOC6505803 gene encoding solute carrier family 35 member B1 homolog, with protein sequence MQCRENHGPISSFEDPKTPAMHLPERSRFVIYAVGIFVCYFLYGIVQEKLTRGRYGDQVQTDGSVGERFTYALALVWVQCLCNYVFAKLLLTVRPQKEDTTHSGSYVACSLTYLLAMVSTNMAMRWVPYPTAVVGKSAKPIPVMILGVLIGRKSYSFTRYACVLTIVVGVILFMYKEGKVSNLPAETTLLGEVLLFLSLSMDGLTGAVQERIRAASSPSGQQMMRAMNFWSTLMLGFAMLFTGEAKEFLYFTLRHPEAWTHLSLIAVCGVLGQFFIFLMVASFGPLACSVVTTTRKFFTVLCSVLLFGNVLIARQWFGAVLVFSALFIDMIYGKKSAPSSAAKKLPVEGKLIDEKKKYIAEFK encoded by the exons ATGCAGTGCCGCGAAAACCACGGCCCAATTAGCAGCTTCGAGGACCCAAAGACACCCGCCATGCATCTGCCAGAACGCAGCCGTTTCGTGATATACGCCGTGGGCATCTTTGTCTGCTACTTTCTGTATGGAATCGTGCAGGAGAAGCTAACGAGAGGCCGCTATGGTGACCAAGTGCAAACGGACGGATCCGTGGGCGAGCGTTTCACCTACGCGCTGGCCCTGGTTTGGGTGCAGTGCCTCTGCAACTATGTGTTTGCAAAAT TACTTTTGACGGTGAGACCCCAAAAGGAAGACACAACACATTCCGGTTCCTACGTGGCCTGTTCGCTTACTTACCTTCTGGCCATGGTCTCCACTAACATGGCCATGCGCTGGGTTCCGTATCCCACCGCTGTAGTCGGAAAATCCGCGAAACCGATTCCCGTAATGATTCTCGGTGTGCTGATTGGTAGAAAATCGTACAGTTTTACCCGGTATGCCTGTGTGTTAACAATCGTCGTGGGAGTTATCCTTTTTATGTACAAGGAGGGTAAAGTGTCTAATCTTCCGGCGGAGACGACCCTACTGGGCGAGGTCTTACTTTTCCTAAGCCTGTCCATGGACGGCTTGACGGGTGCAGTGCAGGAACGTATCCGAGCAGCTAGTTCGCCCTCGGGTCAGCAAATGATGAGGGCCATGAACTTCTGGAGCACCCTGATGCTGGGTTTTGCTATGCTTTTTACAG gtgaggCCAAGGAGTTTTTGTACTTCACACTGCGTCATCCCGAAGCCTGGACCCATCTTTCGCTGATTGCCGTGTGTGGCGTACTCGGCCAGTTCTTCATTTTCTTAATGGTGGCGAGCTTCGGGCCACTGGCCTGTTCCGTAGTTACCACCACTCGAAAATTTTTCACTGTCCTCTGCTCCGTGTTGCTCTTCGGTAACGTCCTCATCGCCCGCCAATGGTTTGGAGCAGTTCTTGTGTTTTCGGCCCTCTTTATTGACATGATATACGGCAAGAAGTCAGCACCGTCATCTGCGGCCAAGAAGCTACCCGTTGAAGGCAAGCTGATCGACGAAAAGAAAAAGTACATAGCcgaatttaaataa
- the LOC6505717 gene encoding malate dehydrogenase, mitochondrial, giving the protein MLKQVTKQLALQGVRNFSVSQQNNYKVTVCGASGGIGQPLSLLLKQNPLVTDLALYDIVHTPGVAADLSHIDTKSKTAGFMGADQLGDSLKGSDVVVIPAGVPRKPGMTRDDLFNVNAGIIKDISNSIAKNCPKALVAIITNPVNTCVPIAAEILKKAGVYDPKRLFGVSTLDVVRARAFIGHALGVDPQTVQIPVIGGHSGVTILPVLSQSQPQFKGNQDTIEKLTVRIQEAGTEVVKAKAGAGSATLSMAYAGARFAGSLLKGLNGEKNVIECSYVQSTITEATFFSTPLVLGKNGLQENLGLPKLNDYEKKLLEAAIPELKKNIQKGIDFANA; this is encoded by the exons ATGCTGAAGCAAGTGACGAAACAATTGGCCCTGCAGGGAGTGCGCAACTTCTCGGTTAGCCAGCAG AACAACTATAAGGTCACCGTATGCGGCGCCTCCGGTGGTATTGGCCAGCCTCTGTCGCTGCTGCTGAAGCAGAATCCCCTGGTCACCGACCTGGCTCTGTACGATATTGTGCATACGCCCGGTGTGGCCGCCGATCTGTCGCACATCGACACCAAGAGCAAGACCGCCGGATTCATGGGAGCCGACCAGCTGGGCGATTCCCTGAAGG GCTCCGATGTAGTCGTCATCCCTGCTGGTGTACCCCGCAAGCCCGGCATGACCCGCGATGACCTGTTCAATGTTAACGCCGGTATCATCAAGGACATCTCCAACTCCATTGCCAAGAACTGCCCCAAGGCCCTGGTGGCTATCATCACCAACCCGGTGAACACCTGCGTGCCCATCGCTGCCGAGATCCTCAAGAAG GCTGGTGTGTACGATCCCAAGCGTCTGTTCGGTGTCTCCACTCTGGATGTTGTGCGCGCCCGCGCCTTCATCGGCCATGCCTTGGGCGTGGATCCCCAGACTGTTCAGATCCCCGTTATTGGCGGACACTCCGGTGTCACCATTCTGCCTGTGCTGTCCCAGAGCCAGCCTCAGTTCAAGGGCAACCAGGATACCATCGAGAAGCTGACAGTGCGTATCCAGGAAGCCGGTACCGAGGTTGTGAAGGCCAAGGCCGGAGCTGGCTCCGCCACGCTTTCGATGGCTTACGCCGGCGCCCGTTTCGCCGGATCCCTGCTGAAGGGTCTTAACGGAGAGAAGAACGTGATCGAGTGCTCGTACGTTCAGTCAACCATTACTGAAGCTACCTTCTTCTCTACACCCTTGGTCCTGGGCAAGAACGGTCTGCAAGAGAACCTGGGTCTGCCTAAGCTCAACGATTACGAGAAGAAGCTGCTCGAGGCTGCCATCCCTGAGCTGAAGAAGAACATCCAGAAGGGCATTGACTTCGCCAATGCCTAA